From Novosphingobium decolorationis, one genomic window encodes:
- a CDS encoding glutathione S-transferase family protein: MLELWTSETPNGWKTTIMLEELDANYTLRPISLTNREQKEDWYLARNPNGRIPTLIDHEVDAANGGFAVFESGAILIYLAEKFGRFLPTDTMGRSRAIQWVMWQMSGLGPMMGQATVFNRYFEPRLPEVIDRYTRESRRLFEVMDTHLADNEFLAGDYSIADIACFPWVRGHDWACIDMEGLPHLQRWFETIGERPAVQRGLLLPEPPKADEMAEKTTRQGKNILA, translated from the coding sequence GTGCTGGAACTGTGGACTTCGGAAACACCGAATGGTTGGAAAACCACCATCATGCTCGAGGAGCTGGACGCGAACTACACATTGCGTCCAATCTCGCTGACCAACCGCGAGCAGAAGGAAGACTGGTACCTCGCCCGCAATCCCAACGGGCGCATCCCCACGCTGATCGACCATGAGGTCGATGCCGCGAACGGTGGTTTCGCGGTGTTCGAATCGGGTGCGATCCTGATCTACCTTGCCGAAAAGTTCGGCCGCTTCCTGCCGACCGACACGATGGGCCGCAGCCGCGCGATCCAGTGGGTGATGTGGCAAATGTCGGGCCTGGGACCAATGATGGGACAGGCCACCGTCTTCAACCGCTACTTCGAGCCCAGGCTGCCCGAGGTCATCGACCGCTACACGCGCGAGAGCCGCCGCCTCTTTGAGGTGATGGACACGCACCTCGCCGACAACGAATTCCTCGCGGGCGACTATTCGATCGCCGACATCGCCTGCTTCCCGTGGGTGCGCGGGCATGACTGGGCCTGCATCGACATGGAGGGGCTGCCCCACCTGCAGCGCTGGTTCGAGACCATCGGTGAGCGCCCGGCCGTCCAGCGCGGCCTGCTCCTGCCTGAACCGCCCAAGGCGGACGAGATGGCCGAAAAGACGACCCGCCAGGGCAAGAACATCCTGGCCTGA
- a CDS encoding acyl-CoA thioesterase yields MSTPTPPFLSREYRIEWGQCDPAGIVFAPRYMDMFAESSVLLFEAAGLPKKRDMLREMGVAGFPLVDLSARFLKPASYGDVVTIEADAPVFGNSSFTIAHRIRLGDALCVEGTEKRVWTIREKDGSGPLKAARVPDDVRARFASG; encoded by the coding sequence ATGAGCACACCTACCCCCCCCTTCCTCAGCCGCGAGTACCGCATCGAGTGGGGCCAGTGCGATCCGGCCGGCATCGTCTTTGCCCCGCGCTACATGGACATGTTCGCCGAGAGTTCGGTGCTGCTGTTCGAAGCGGCAGGCCTTCCCAAAAAGCGCGATATGCTGCGCGAGATGGGCGTTGCCGGTTTCCCGCTGGTGGACCTGTCGGCCCGCTTCCTGAAGCCTGCCAGCTACGGCGACGTGGTCACCATCGAGGCCGATGCCCCCGTCTTCGGCAACTCCAGTTTCACCATCGCGCACCGCATCCGCCTTGGCGATGCGCTCTGCGTCGAAGGAACCGAGAAGCGCGTCTGGACGATCCGTGAGAAGGACGGCAGCGGCCCGCTCAAGGCCGCACGCGTGCCCGACGACGTGCGCGCGCGCTTCGCGTCCGGGTAG
- a CDS encoding CmcJ/NvfI family oxidoreductase, with protein sequence MDSATLSRPGAAIDTEIKYLVPTSRINRRFWAPGAEYNTGVYDFYPATIRNARLRETPPTLDEHGFCLAEHPTKVTDFADADTLKAIYPAEVEEVAKRLTGCDFIHPMGGQLRSPVVGAAGVQPPAAEAHVDFNTPTANAIAKVFYDKMRPDGPGYERFVCFSLWRTFSPPPQDWPLALCEGPSIGEDDSISNYKVDVDEIPTGADLFAPIPDEEKLLAATIFKYSPGHRWWYYPDMTRDEVIFIKFHDSDHARAWRSPHTAFHDTTRPDANVRRSYEFRAIAYFEKKG encoded by the coding sequence ATGGACAGTGCCACCCTGTCGCGCCCCGGCGCGGCCATTGACACCGAGATCAAGTACCTGGTGCCGACCTCGCGCATCAACCGTCGCTTCTGGGCGCCGGGCGCGGAGTACAACACCGGCGTCTACGACTTCTACCCTGCGACGATCCGCAACGCGCGCCTGCGCGAGACGCCCCCCACCCTCGACGAACACGGCTTCTGCCTGGCCGAGCACCCCACCAAGGTGACCGACTTTGCCGATGCCGATACGCTCAAGGCGATCTATCCGGCCGAGGTGGAAGAGGTCGCCAAGCGGTTGACGGGCTGCGACTTCATCCACCCCATGGGGGGCCAGTTGCGTTCTCCCGTTGTAGGTGCCGCGGGCGTGCAGCCCCCTGCGGCCGAAGCGCACGTCGACTTCAACACGCCGACCGCCAACGCCATCGCCAAGGTCTTCTACGACAAGATGCGCCCCGATGGTCCGGGCTACGAGCGCTTCGTGTGCTTCAGCCTCTGGCGTACCTTCTCGCCGCCGCCGCAGGACTGGCCGCTCGCGCTGTGCGAGGGCCCCTCGATCGGCGAGGACGACAGCATCTCCAACTACAAGGTCGATGTCGACGAGATCCCGACCGGCGCCGATCTCTTCGCGCCGATTCCCGACGAGGAAAAGCTGCTCGCCGCGACGATCTTCAAGTACAGCCCCGGGCACCGCTGGTGGTACTATCCGGACATGACCCGCGATGAGGTCATCTTCATCAAGTTCCACGATTCCGACCACGCGCGCGCCTGGCGCAGCCCGCACACCGCCTTCCACGACACCACGCGCCCCGACGCAAATGTGCGGCGCAGCTACGAATTCCGGGCCATCGCCTATTTCGAGAAGAAGGGCTGA
- a CDS encoding helix-turn-helix transcriptional regulator, which yields MSHRKELSRFLKAARARLTPSEVGLPEGERRRAKGLRREEVAALAGMSVTWYTWFEQGREIQLSAPMIERLGRTLRLSDTERDYLFGLAQHRPPPLASRLDEDIRPATRHLLDTLGMPALVIVADWTVVGWNRMVTAAFRDYADMPRGERNLFKILMLGERYQRHPESFRAMASRLTARLKWDYSQAGTPEAFDELIAEMTEKSEHFREFWECSAIQAHFGGENNARVPEVGKISFTHSSYGIEEAPGQRLILFAPKGEEDARKLEKLRELRPELVAL from the coding sequence ATGTCCCATCGCAAGGAACTTTCGCGATTCCTGAAAGCGGCCCGGGCCCGGCTGACACCGTCCGAAGTGGGCCTTCCCGAAGGTGAACGACGCCGTGCAAAGGGTCTGCGGCGCGAAGAAGTCGCCGCGCTCGCGGGCATGAGTGTCACCTGGTACACCTGGTTCGAACAGGGCCGTGAGATCCAGCTGTCCGCGCCCATGATCGAGCGACTGGGACGCACCTTGCGGCTTTCCGATACCGAGCGTGACTACCTGTTCGGCCTTGCGCAGCATCGCCCGCCGCCGCTCGCCTCCAGGCTGGACGAGGACATTCGTCCGGCGACGCGCCACCTGCTCGATACCCTTGGCATGCCCGCGCTGGTGATTGTTGCGGACTGGACCGTGGTGGGCTGGAACCGGATGGTGACGGCAGCCTTTCGTGACTACGCGGACATGCCGCGCGGCGAGCGCAACCTGTTCAAGATCCTGATGCTGGGCGAACGCTACCAGCGCCATCCGGAAAGCTTCCGCGCAATGGCCTCGCGCCTGACCGCGCGGTTGAAGTGGGACTACAGCCAGGCTGGCACGCCCGAGGCCTTTGATGAACTCATCGCGGAAATGACCGAGAAGTCGGAACATTTCCGCGAGTTCTGGGAGTGCAGCGCGATCCAGGCCCACTTCGGCGGCGAGAACAACGCGCGCGTGCCCGAAGTGGGCAAGATCTCCTTTACGCACAGCTCCTATGGCATCGAGGAAGCGCCCGGCCAGCGCCTGATCCTCTTTGCACCCAAGGGTGAGGAAGACGCCCGCAAGCTGGAAAAGCTGCGCGAACTCAGGCCCGAACTGGTGGCTCTGTAA
- a CDS encoding MFS transporter — translation MSAPADTRRAPEAPGRDASHADPRAAAILVAFVMFLSILEATVIATALPDMARDFGVAASELGIGITAYLMVSTAFLPLSSWVALRLGPRRVLTVSVLGFGVASLLCSQSPTLGFFVAARAFQALCSSLMTPVGNLVLLRITPKHRLVEMLAISTTPALIAPVIGPPLGGFLTEAFGWPSIFLINLPLTLVGALLARRLLPRLAPQRLRFDAVGFVLIASALSLLIYGLDRLGAHPDAPTVPLILMGTGSVLAVMAYRWLRRMRHGLVPLDALRHQTFRAISYGAGMLMRIPHMGLALVLPLYFQLAFGLSPGMAGVLLLANNLGDLAVKPFISRILRRVGFRSGLVVGTAMMMAASASVAAFTVAMPVWLMALAMFLIGMARSVPFTGMVSLAFADVEADELPGANVLNAIGNALSAAAGISLGALFLNLPLGDGLASDPLPYRVALLALSGIGTLSVFLFLRLPADAGAKVTGNAPAVTEPPVRA, via the coding sequence ATGAGCGCGCCAGCGGACACCCGCCGCGCTCCCGAGGCACCCGGCAGGGATGCGTCGCACGCCGATCCGCGTGCGGCCGCCATCCTTGTCGCCTTCGTCATGTTTCTCTCGATCCTCGAGGCGACGGTCATCGCGACCGCGCTTCCCGACATGGCGCGTGACTTTGGCGTTGCGGCGAGCGAACTGGGCATCGGCATCACCGCCTATCTCATGGTCTCGACCGCGTTCCTGCCTCTGAGCAGCTGGGTCGCGCTGCGCCTCGGGCCCCGGCGCGTGCTCACCGTCTCGGTGCTCGGCTTTGGGGTCGCTTCGCTCTTGTGCTCGCAGAGCCCGACACTGGGCTTCTTCGTCGCTGCGCGCGCCTTCCAGGCGCTGTGCTCCAGCCTCATGACCCCAGTCGGCAACCTAGTCCTGCTGCGCATCACGCCCAAGCACCGACTTGTCGAGATGCTGGCGATCAGCACCACGCCCGCGCTCATCGCGCCGGTCATCGGGCCGCCGCTCGGCGGGTTCCTGACAGAGGCTTTTGGTTGGCCTTCGATCTTCCTGATCAATCTGCCGCTCACGCTGGTCGGCGCGCTGCTGGCCCGGCGCCTGCTCCCGCGTCTTGCGCCCCAGCGGCTGCGTTTCGATGCGGTGGGATTCGTGCTCATAGCCTCCGCGCTCTCACTCCTCATCTATGGGCTGGACCGGCTCGGCGCCCACCCCGATGCGCCCACGGTGCCCCTCATCCTGATGGGTACAGGCAGCGTGCTTGCCGTCATGGCCTACCGTTGGCTTCGCCGAATGCGCCATGGGCTGGTCCCCCTCGACGCGCTGCGCCACCAGACCTTCCGCGCGATTTCCTATGGCGCGGGCATGCTCATGCGCATTCCCCACATGGGCCTTGCCCTCGTCCTGCCGCTCTATTTCCAGCTGGCTTTCGGGCTGTCACCAGGAATGGCCGGTGTCCTGCTGCTCGCCAACAACCTCGGCGACCTGGCGGTCAAACCCTTCATCAGTCGCATCCTGCGCCGCGTCGGCTTTCGCAGCGGCCTTGTCGTGGGTACCGCGATGATGATGGCAGCGAGCGCCTCGGTCGCCGCGTTTACGGTCGCAATGCCGGTCTGGCTGATGGCGCTGGCCATGTTCCTCATCGGAATGGCCCGTTCGGTCCCCTTCACCGGCATGGTCAGCCTCGCCTTTGCGGATGTCGAGGCCGACGAACTGCCCGGCGCCAATGTCCTCAACGCCATCGGCAACGCGCTATCGGCTGCCGCGGGCATTTCGCTCGGCGCGCTATTCCTCAACCTTCCGCTCGGCGACGGGCTTGCCTCCGATCCCCTGCCCTACCGCGTCGCACTGCTTGCGCTTTCGGGCATCGGAACCCTGTCGGTCTTTCTGTTCCTGCGCCTTCCTGCCGATGCCGGAGCCAAGGTCACCGGCAACGCGCCCGCGGTTACAGAGCCACCAGTTCGGGCCTGA